GGTGAACGTCTTACTCCTCCTTAAGCCTGGACAACACGGACACAAAGTTTGTCGTTGAAAATGACGTGTTCTTGAAAGTCAATGGAAAACAAGCAAGATGCTGTAGATGTAAGACAATAATGCTGTAATCATTTGGGAGAGTTCACAATATTAATGGTAAACTGCCAATGTAATAACAACTTTGGtgtaaccatccatccattttctaccgCTTTTGGAGtatatcccagctggcttgggcgtgaggcgggggacactccggggaCGACTCCAGTGCGCCGTGGAgtcgcacacagacacagacaagcatgcatgcacgcacgcacagacacacagacacacacacacagacacacacactatcatACACAATATACACTATATACGGTACAGGTAGTCATCAACATAGAAATACAAGATGTTGTTAGCAAGTTGAATTGTTCAGAAGTTATTTACTAAATTTTAGTCTTTAATTGCTATTTGAGTTCATTTAAATACCATTACAACTCAAAATATGAagttccctaagacttacctgAAACAataccagaagaaaaaaagccaaaacataataaaataaaatacaagtacagGTCTTTTCAAGTGAAGTTGTTCCCTATTATAAAtctgtttcaaaaataaatatgcagaAAATAATCAAGGTTACTTCATTTCATTCGACTTAAGgtctgtccgccacaaatattggactcttacaatcaaaacaaaaaccagtacTAATATCaggttactgtacaataaataagaataaaaacatataatatcatattaaaatctgtacttaAAGTTCCACTTTCTACAGTTTAAGGTTCACCCGTGATTCTCGCAATTACTTtgaattcatatttatttatggtaaacttttgctccttataatttaatctttGATGGGAACAGTAATAGTAAGaagtaataataacaagaaGAACAACCTTGAAATTTTGACCAGATTTTAAgtgcatccaacaacaacaacagccagagtcagctgttggtGTTGATGATCCAGTGTAAGGTACTGTAGCAAGCAGCATGTAGATTACCTTTATCatgaaggaggagggggagttAATTGTTGGTGAGACGCAGCGTTATCATCAGAAAGATCattaccactaccactatcttcaaaagcctttgctttattatccatgataaacagtaaagtatcaaAGGTACAACGCCTGACacgctgagatgctcacagagacaaacacaagcaaCAAGAAGAGGAGACAAATGTTTGAGATGTGCAAACTGCAGCACAATTGTCAGATCTGGTGGTGcgcgtttgttcgtatctctgaaTGCCCATGAGTTGAGGACGACCTGTATATGCTGACTGCCCTGTGTAAATATAACTACCATCAGATCCTCAATAAATGTACTTGTATGTAATCTaatggaataataaaaaaataattttcctacagggattaataaaggtgattcctctttttcttcttcttttttgtgattttaagaTGTCTgtatatgctgatgatattttTGTTGCAATCACGGAACGGCATGGTGTAGGCTTTTTGGAACACACTATACAACTTTTTAATGAGATGTCCTCTGCCAAAGTCAACTGAGTGAAGAGTGAGACTCTTAtggtacagacacacacacacacacacacacacacacacacacacacacacacacacacacacacacacacacacacacacacacacacacacacacacacacacacacacacacacacacacacacacacacacacacacacacacactcatcaattttaaaaaaaggttaagAAGGTGGTATTAGCTGCACTCTTAACATTTTATCCTCACCTCACTTTAACATATGACACAAAGCAGACATTACTGACCAATGTTTTCTCTAATTCAATTATCAATTTAACCTGAGATGCCCTTACAATATCCCCTTAATCTAATTATGGCAGTATAAGATAAAAGTCAGGAATGTATAAAACAGGCCCCAGATTGAAGTTTGCGGAGCTGGTGAATTAGTCTGCTGCCACACACTAATTTAACCTCTTTGAAGTGTTTAACATGGTTTGGGAAGGAGGAATTGAGCCCAATGGCACGGAGGGAAAGAACTTCTACATTCCCATGTCTAACAGGACTGGGGTTGTTCGGAGTCCTTTTGAATACCCACAGTACTATTTGGCAGATCCCATCATGTTCAAGCTTCTGGCTTTCTACATGTTCTTCCTTATCTGCACTGGAACTCCCATCAATGCTCTGACATTGATTGTAACGGCTCAGAACAAGAAGCTGCGGCAACCTCTCAACTACATCCTGGTCAACTTGGCTGTGGCTGGACTGATCATGTGCTCTTTTGgattcaccatcaccatcacatctGCTATTAATGGTTATTTCATTCTTGGAGCCACTGCCTGCGCTGTTGAGGGATTCATGGCCACACTTGGAGgttagaaaaacaaagacatttcatCTAAATTGTATCGTCTGTATCTTAAAAAGAACAAGACACCATAAAAATTTCTCTCATCTTTCTCCAACAGGCGAAGTTGCCCTCTGGTCACTGGTTGTCTTAGCTGTTGAAAGGTACATTGTTGTCTGCAAACCCATGGGAAGCTTCAAGTTTACTGGAACTCATGCAGGAGCTGGAGTTCTTTTCACCTGGATCATGGCTCTGGCTTGTGCTGCCCCTCCACTGGCCGGTTGGTCCAGGTAATTCTATAGAACAGCTTTGCCTAACAGAAATTGAGCAATTAATTTCCCACCATGAGCAACAATGTGGAAATGGtgtcaaagaaaatatttgattttcacAGACATTGAGTGAAACCAGTGTacgagagaaagagaaagacagtaAACCTTAGTATTTCCTTTAGTAATAGTAATTGTACTGGTGATGTGTATTTAAACCTGACACAGGTACCTTCCAGAGGGAATGCAGTGCTCCTGTGGACCAGACTACTACACTCTAGCTCCAGGCTTCAACAATGAATCTTACGTcatgtacatgtttactgtccACTTCTTCATCCCCGTCTTCCTCATTTTCTTCACTTATGGAAGCCTTGTGTTGACTGTTAAAGCCGTAAGTGAAGTTTTTATTCAagtcttgttttatttgtttacctTTAACATCAACTTGTTGAATGAATTTACATGAGGTTGAGTATCATTTATTCGATCAAACCCTTCAggctgcagctcagcagcaggAATCAGAGTCCACCCAGAAGGCTGAGAGAGAAGTAACACGAATGTGTGTCCTGATGGTGTTTGGCTTCCTGGTAGCTTGGGTACCATATGCCAGTTTTGCTGCTTGGATCTTCTTGAACAAGGGAGCTTCCTTCACTGCCCTGACAGCAGCTATCCCTGCCTTCTTTGCAAAGAGCTCTGCTCTGTACAATCCCGTTATTTATGTGCTCATGAACAAACAGGTCGGTTTGCATGTTTCCAACTTTATTTGTCTCCTTTTTTGAGCCGTGAATTATGCATTCCTTTTTTAATGTGctgtctttcctctctttctcagtTTCGTAACTGCATGCTGGGCACCATTGGAATGGGTGGCATTGTGGAGGATGAGACATCAGTGTCTGCCAGCAAGACAGAAGTGTCTTCTGTGTCTTAATTATAGAGCCCTCTGACACGGACGCTTTCCTTTCAACTCTCTCTGATTTGGATTACTCCACCATACACTGAGATTGGGGAATCTGAACTGTCTTATCCAGTGATAACAAGATCCAGGAACAATGATATGAACTCCATCTTACAATGTATATTTAAAGAATAATGAGCAACATTTGTTATGTTCATTCAGAGCCCTTCCAAATGAATCTGAGATCTATGAACATGTATGTGGCTGCTCACTTTGACTCACCTGCTGTCAGAGACACAACCTCTGAAATTTTTGATGTTTCTGAAAATTAGGTGTTTCGAATTTACTTCCATCACAGTCTTTCCACAACagtattctttttttctgtcacatcagtagtaacacattttttactgtattttcaaaatGAGCAGCAATATACAAAgtgaaaactattttttcttGACTTGCTAAGTTTGATCATCATGTATTGTAAACTTTGTATATATGAGAGAtagaatacataaataaatgcatgcataaaaatgtgttcacatTGAGTTAATTTCACACTGATTTGTCAaattttacaaatatatttgCAACCTCAAAATGTGTATGCATATGACCGTAAAATCAATTTATTCATTGGGATCTAAACAGTTTTAATGCAACATAGAAAAACTTAcatttctgctgtttgtgttcttcatAGTTATACTCACTAACAATATGCTCCCTATCTAATTCCAAGTATCACGTGTCTCTGAATAGGGAGTTAAGAGTTCACCAGGGTCATGTCATTTAGGATCATGTCCTTAGAGTTAACGGATCATTAGGGTGCTCAcggaaaaaaaagagcaaatgcCAATCCACTGAAGATCAAGTTAATCCAGTTTAGAAATACGCAAGTGACCAACAATTGTTGGCAGTGAATAAAGAATAGCAAAACCAGAGTCAAACACATCTGGAATGCACCTACAACGTGTGGCAATTTGAACTGGGTTTTTGTGAAGatgaacaaaaccaaaaacagaaacaacaatgaacaagaagaaaaatgcaaacctCCTTGGAGGACAGTCCTGTCCAGGTTTTGGCAAGTCAAAACCTGTCAAATCAGAGGACTTGAAGAGGCTTTTTTTTAAGTCCTCTGGTTTATCAGAGGACTTTAAAAAGCCAGTTTTGTTAAACTGGAGAAATCATCTCTGAACAGAGAAGGAGGATTACAACACCATCTATCAACTACGTACAACCGAATACTGACTTCCATCCCCAGAAATCACATCAACCGTTCCTGGGTGCAGTGCACCATAACGCCATAACAGCtcaaattgggggggggggtgttaccatgagactttttttgtgggtttttatggttgtttgttgttttctgctccaacaggagtaTAGGTATCTGGACTCTTCCAGTTAGTCAGAACTAAAGAAGCTTTTTGGAGAAGAGGTGAGACATCTTTAACCAACCTTAAGTCTAGTTGActccttatttttctttttttttgcttttcttgattCACCTCagcctggatgactgagaaacAGAAACTTTATCATTCAATacactaaacaaacaaatgaacaaactaacaaacaagcAACTACTAGAaaacaactaaacaaaaaaaagcataaatagCATccatgttgatgatgatgagtaataacttaaagggacagtaaactaaTTTTtcagtgacatacagtatatgttggtcattattatgacaaatagaagaagaaaacaatttcagGTGTCTGGCATCATctctttggtcagaaaaccttaaagttcccatattatgctttttaattcatgtcattcagctgccagatgtccaactacactgtatttgaaatgtcttgcctcaaagtgatccgtggtcctcaatatctttcattgaatatTTATAAATTTTCTTCCGCTCTGTGAAGGGCTGTgttaatggggcgtagctctcacttcccttcctcctcctccctctctcatcTGAGCCTTCCCTATCTCCGTCCTCCTTCTGAGCTTCCCAATCAACGCTGCCCTTGCCTGTGCGTTTACGTGCGTTTGTTTACTAGGCCACTTGAATGCGCCTGCATTACAGATGGATCGATCGACATTGTCTGCAACTTTTTtgactttcagtaacttcatcGCTACACATTTTGCTGTAATTCTTCTCGTGTTttgcactcttgtttttcataacGGTTGATTTTTTGCCGCTAAGTGTGGACGTACTTACTcagtgggcccgtttcacaaagctggtttagtggaaaacctgggtaagttaaccctgaaatcagggaaaaccagggctttcggtttcacaaagtataaaaacatcgttcacacaggtcagacttctgcatcatctcgttagggatcctcctcatcctcattgtgtttgatattgtgcagaaaatattaagtggacgtttgactgttcagttgttttatcaccaacataacgctcttttcacgcacatcaATGCGCTCTCCTCTgtatcaggttctgttcaataacgaaatatatttaaacgttttattgttgtgtaaataaaacagtaaatcgacatattcacattacaaaaacagttgataaggatattcataccattgcgtacacctatattatctaagaactgaaatcaagagctgacatgtagctcgtttgatacagtcATAGTCAAAagtgctttagttcttacatcagtggctgtgacattgtactgcttataaccgctttaaggtattccaagttttattttctgtgttttagtcacatgatacacacaggagttattaattgataaaaagaaaaagaaattaacaagaaattgaagaaaataaaggtggtctaatattttatgttactggtTGTTCTCTCCCAATtccttcacattctggtggaatacagtgttacatttatcctctactgaagtattaacaaattgtcatccttttttaacagagcatggatggacagtaaCAGAAAGGTCCCAACTGCACAGACTATTACAGTGAAATAgacactcagtgaccaccagcggttcattctgtggaattcatttgcaactatgttttaacgtcttcctcatgtattcccataTATCTGTTGAAGAAGTTTATGGAATTTAAtttctaaaaaagtacagaaaatcaaaatggtttactaggacctccagattaggaggacagatctggacatagagatactggagcacaagttggaggtgggtgatggtcacaggtgaatcatgttaactattagaatgttaagtattgtaacaatacaaaaactaactttgtatttgtcagaaataaagatgaccacaggaaatgtgtattgtatgtttttattgcctgctgtgatggtggtgatggtgactctgaaatgattctggcagatggtgtctgtcactgctctgccatccTGGacagcaggaatcatcctgaggtgtcataagctctctcctgtaatgtatagtggattcgttagactggattacacaatgaagacaagtgaataattgtgcaaatctttaggttactgaccacattacagtctgctgctcggGAAGACCAAATAaccaagagtcaggaacagacccagacctccacatcagaaatgtagtctgcagcatcacatgatctggacagatgtttgtttgtccatgatgcagtctttaacatgttgaaatagTGTTCAGTCTACATataccttgatgggaatgtgggtaccatctgtgcagccaattacattgggaaatcctaaaagaaattaaagttaataatccaattcttAATGACATTGTAGCATAATATCATTaagaaaatatcattttaaattaatttaccagatttctacatcattcacctgcaatcctgtgtaactcctccttgatgattctgatgggtttatctccagggaaatcgAAAAACCGGGGTAAAAATCTCAACGCGCGGTGCACTaagcatctctcacattgtatagaCAAACTACcctttgcaaataaaaaataaaaactgaccggagcactacacacagcactgctgcagatgtgaggatggatcaagtcgtgggtgtgtgtgatggatcgggaCATGAATCGGTatcgatcataaagagaactgtctggatatgactggacattTGAACGTGATACGAAAAAAAAAACcggaattaatgcggaaacttcatcaaggggctccacgtcaaacggacatgccatgttcgcctctaaaatacctctaacaTACGgcgttatttataaaaccttacttcggtcaaacTCTCCgtccaacagaaccaggaaatgaagccgcgcgaacGGCAGTGAAAGGAGGCAgagtcagaagaaaccctgggtttgtggaataaaacctgctaccgaccaggttatgtttagagagtctgttactgtggtaacaaacccagaggttcagt
This sequence is a window from Antennarius striatus isolate MH-2024 chromosome 5, ASM4005453v1, whole genome shotgun sequence. Protein-coding genes within it:
- the LOC137595793 gene encoding green-sensitive opsin-like, with protein sequence MVWEGGIEPNGTEGKNFYIPMSNRTGVVRSPFEYPQYYLADPIMFKLLAFYMFFLICTGTPINALTLIVTAQNKKLRQPLNYILVNLAVAGLIMCSFGFTITITSAINGYFILGATACAVEGFMATLGGEVALWSLVVLAVERYIVVCKPMGSFKFTGTHAGAGVLFTWIMALACAAPPLAGWSRYLPEGMQCSCGPDYYTLAPGFNNESYVMYMFTVHFFIPVFLIFFTYGSLVLTVKAAAAQQQESESTQKAEREVTRMCVLMVFGFLVAWVPYASFAAWIFLNKGASFTALTAAIPAFFAKSSALYNPVIYVLMNKQFRNCMLGTIGMGGIVEDETSVSASKTEVSSVS